One stretch of Halichoerus grypus chromosome 10, mHalGry1.hap1.1, whole genome shotgun sequence DNA includes these proteins:
- the PRNP gene encoding major prion protein, which translates to MVKSHIGGWILVLFVAAWSDVGLCKKRPKPGGGWNTGGSRYPGQGSPGGNRYPPQGGGGWGQPHGGGWGQPHGGGWGQPHGGGWGQPHGGGGWGQGGGGHGQWGKPNKPKTNMKHMAGAAAAGAVVGGLGGYMLGSAMSRPLIHFGNDYEDRYYRENMYRYPNQVYYKPVDQYSSQNNFVHDCVNITVKQHTVTTTTKGENFTETDMKIMERVVEQMCVTQYQKESEAYYQRGASAILFSPPPVILLISLLILLIVG; encoded by the coding sequence ATGGTGAAAAGCCACATTGGCGGCTGGATCCTGGTTCTCTTCGTGGCCGCATGGAGTGACGTGGGCCTCTGCAAGAAGCGGCCGAAGCCTGGAGGAGGCTGGAACACCGGGGGAAGCCGATACCCAGGGCAGGGCAGTCCTGGAGGCAACCGCTACCCACCCCAGGGCGGAGGCGGCTGGGGTCAGCCCCACGGTGGTGGCTGGGGACAGCCCCATGGTGGCGGCTGGGGTCAGCCCCACGGTGGCGGCTGGGGACAGCCGCACGGTGGTGGTGGCTGGGGTCAAGGTGGTGGCGGCCACGGTCAGTGGGGCAAGCCCAATAAGCCCAAAACCAACATGAAGCACATGGCAGGAGCCGCGGCAGCCGGGGCGGTagtggggggcctgggtggctacATGCTGGGGAGTGCCATGAGCAGGCCCCTCATTCATTTCGGCAACGACTATGAGGACCGTTACTATCGTGAGAACATGTACCGCTACCCCAACCAAGTGTACTACAAGCCAGTGGATCAGTACAGCAGCCAGAACAACTTCGTGCACGATTGCGTCAACATCACGGTCAAGCAGCACACAgtgaccaccaccaccaaggggGAGAACTTCACGGAGACCGACATGAAGATCATGGAGCGCGTAGTGGAGCAGATGTGCGTCACCCAGTACCAGAAAGAGTCCGAGGCTTACTACCAAAGAGGGGCGAGCGCCATCCTCTTCTCCCCGCCGCCTGTGATCCTCCTCATCTCGCTGCTCATTCTCCTGATAGTGGGATGA